The Rhinopithecus roxellana isolate Shanxi Qingling chromosome 9, ASM756505v1, whole genome shotgun sequence genome contains a region encoding:
- the HNF4G gene encoding hepatocyte nuclear factor 4-gamma isoform X1 codes for MMRVSEPILDMDMANYSEVLDPTYTTLEFETMQILYNSNDNSAPETSMNTTDNGVNCLCAICGDRATGKHYGASSCDGCKGFFRRSIRKSHVYSCRFSRQCVVDKDKRNQCRYCRLRKCFRAGMKKEAVQNERDRISTRRSTFDGSNIPSINTLAQAEVRSRQISVSSPGSSTDINVKKIASIGDVCESMKQQLLVLVEWAKYIPAFCELPLDDQVALLRAHAGEHLLLGATKRSMMYKDILLLGNNYVIHRNSCEVEISRVANRVLDELVRPFQEIQIDDNEYACLKAIVFFDPDAKGLSDPVKIKNMRFQVQIGLEDYINDRQYDSRGRFGELLLLLPTLQSITWQMIEQIQFVKLFGMVKIDNLLQEMLLGGASNDGSHLHHPMHPHLSQDPLTGQTILLGPMSTLVHADQISTPETPLPSPTQGSGQEQYKIAVNQASVISHQHLSKQKQL; via the exons ATGATGAGGGTATCAGAACCAATACTGGACATGGACATGGCAAATTACAGTGAAGTTCTGGACCCAACTTATACAACTTTGGAGTTTGAAACTATGCAGATTCTATATAATTCAAATG ATAATTCTGCCCCAGAGACAAGTATGAACACCACAGACAACGGTGTCAACTGTCTGTGTGCCATCTGTGGGGACAGAGCAACAGGAAAACACTATGGGGCATCGAGCTGTGATGGGTGCAAGGGTTTCTTCAGACGCAGCATTCGTAAGAGTCACGTTTATTCTTGCAG GTTCAGTCGGCAATGTGTTGTTGACAAGGACAAAAGGAATCAATGTAGATATTGTCGATTAAGAAAGTGTTTTAGAGCGGGAATGAAAAAAGAAG CTGTACAAAATGAACGCGATAGAATAAGCACCAGAAGAAGCACATTTGATGGCAGCAACATCCCCTCCATTAACACACTGGCACAAGCTGAAGTTCGGTCTCGCCAG ATCTCAGTCTCAAGCCCTGGGTCAAGCACTGAcataaatgttaagaaaattgCAAGTATTGGCGATGTCTGCGAATCTATGAAACAGCAGCTCCTAGTCTTGGTGGAATGGGCTAAATACATTCCTGCCTTCTGTGAATTACCGTTGGATGATCag GTGGCACTGTTGAGAGCTCACGCAGGGGAGCACTTACTCCTTGGAGCTACAAAGAGATCCATGATGTATAAAGATATTTTGCTTttgg GAAACAACTATGTTATTCACCGCAACAGCTGTGAAGTTGAGATTAGCCGTGTGGCCAATCGTGTTCTAGATGAGCTGGTTAGACCATTTCAAGAAATCCAGATTGATGACAATGAGTATGCTTGTTTAAAGGCAATTGTATTTTTTGATCCAG ATGCAAAAGGGCTAAGTGATCCAGTAAAAATTAAGAACATGAGGTTCCAAGTGCAGATCGGTTTGGAGGACTACATTAATGATCGGCAGTATGACTCCCGGGGAAGGTTTGGAGAGTTGCTTCTGCTCTTGCCCACACTGCAGAGCATCACTTGGCAAATGATTGAGCAAATACAGTTCGTTAAACTTTTTGGGATGGTCAAAATTGACAATCTGCTTCAGGAAATGCTACTAGGTG ggGCTTCCAATGACGGTAGTCATCTCCATCATCCAATGCATCCACATTTGTCTCAAGATCCATTAACCGGGCAAACTATACTTTTAGGTCCTATGTCAACACTGGTTCATGCAGACCAGATCT CAACTCCTGAAACCCCACTCCCTTCCCCAACACAAGGCTCTGGGCAAGAACAGTACAAAATAGCTGTGAACCAAGCATCAGTCATTTCACACCAGCATCTCTCcaaacaaaagcaattgtga
- the HNF4G gene encoding hepatocyte nuclear factor 4-gamma isoform X2 gives MNTTDNGVNCLCAICGDRATGKHYGASSCDGCKGFFRRSIRKSHVYSCRFSRQCVVDKDKRNQCRYCRLRKCFRAGMKKEAVQNERDRISTRRSTFDGSNIPSINTLAQAEVRSRQISVSSPGSSTDINVKKIASIGDVCESMKQQLLVLVEWAKYIPAFCELPLDDQVALLRAHAGEHLLLGATKRSMMYKDILLLGNNYVIHRNSCEVEISRVANRVLDELVRPFQEIQIDDNEYACLKAIVFFDPDAKGLSDPVKIKNMRFQVQIGLEDYINDRQYDSRGRFGELLLLLPTLQSITWQMIEQIQFVKLFGMVKIDNLLQEMLLGGASNDGSHLHHPMHPHLSQDPLTGQTILLGPMSTLVHADQISTPETPLPSPTQGSGQEQYKIAVNQASVISHQHLSKQKQL, from the exons ATGAACACCACAGACAACGGTGTCAACTGTCTGTGTGCCATCTGTGGGGACAGAGCAACAGGAAAACACTATGGGGCATCGAGCTGTGATGGGTGCAAGGGTTTCTTCAGACGCAGCATTCGTAAGAGTCACGTTTATTCTTGCAG GTTCAGTCGGCAATGTGTTGTTGACAAGGACAAAAGGAATCAATGTAGATATTGTCGATTAAGAAAGTGTTTTAGAGCGGGAATGAAAAAAGAAG CTGTACAAAATGAACGCGATAGAATAAGCACCAGAAGAAGCACATTTGATGGCAGCAACATCCCCTCCATTAACACACTGGCACAAGCTGAAGTTCGGTCTCGCCAG ATCTCAGTCTCAAGCCCTGGGTCAAGCACTGAcataaatgttaagaaaattgCAAGTATTGGCGATGTCTGCGAATCTATGAAACAGCAGCTCCTAGTCTTGGTGGAATGGGCTAAATACATTCCTGCCTTCTGTGAATTACCGTTGGATGATCag GTGGCACTGTTGAGAGCTCACGCAGGGGAGCACTTACTCCTTGGAGCTACAAAGAGATCCATGATGTATAAAGATATTTTGCTTttgg GAAACAACTATGTTATTCACCGCAACAGCTGTGAAGTTGAGATTAGCCGTGTGGCCAATCGTGTTCTAGATGAGCTGGTTAGACCATTTCAAGAAATCCAGATTGATGACAATGAGTATGCTTGTTTAAAGGCAATTGTATTTTTTGATCCAG ATGCAAAAGGGCTAAGTGATCCAGTAAAAATTAAGAACATGAGGTTCCAAGTGCAGATCGGTTTGGAGGACTACATTAATGATCGGCAGTATGACTCCCGGGGAAGGTTTGGAGAGTTGCTTCTGCTCTTGCCCACACTGCAGAGCATCACTTGGCAAATGATTGAGCAAATACAGTTCGTTAAACTTTTTGGGATGGTCAAAATTGACAATCTGCTTCAGGAAATGCTACTAGGTG ggGCTTCCAATGACGGTAGTCATCTCCATCATCCAATGCATCCACATTTGTCTCAAGATCCATTAACCGGGCAAACTATACTTTTAGGTCCTATGTCAACACTGGTTCATGCAGACCAGATCT CAACTCCTGAAACCCCACTCCCTTCCCCAACACAAGGCTCTGGGCAAGAACAGTACAAAATAGCTGTGAACCAAGCATCAGTCATTTCACACCAGCATCTCTCcaaacaaaagcaattgtga